From the genome of Latilactobacillus curvatus JCM 1096 = DSM 20019:
CGGTCCGAAATCTGGCATTGGCATTTTTTCATAAGCGTGAAATGATTTTAAGCGGAAATCTAACATCCATTGTGGTTCCTTTTTCTCACGCGAGATGGCGCGCACAACGTCTTCCGTTAAACCGCGCCCAGTTGAAAAGACGGGCTCTACATCGTCGCTAAAGCCGTAGTCGTACTCTTCAAATTGGGGCATCGTTGTCTCTTCTGTCATTCGTTAGTTTCCTCCGTTTCTGCGTGGTTCATCATTTGACCGGTTGTTGCACGTCGGTCATCGCTATTTAAGGCTTTGTGGAGCGCCTTCCAAGCTAAAGTCGCGCATTTAATCCGCGCAGGGAATTGTTGCACCCCTTGTAAAATCGCGGCATCTTCTAACAATGACCAGTCTTCGTCACGATCACCAATCATCATATCCGAAAAGCGTTCGATCATCGCCTCCGCTTGCGCCGGTGTCTTATGCATCACGGCATCGGTCATCATGCTGGCAGAAGCCTGGCTAATCGTACAGCCTTCCCCTGAAAAAGCAATCTGACTAATCTGCCCGTCTTCGAGCACCAGTTCAAGTTGTAACACATCGCCACAGGTGGGGTTGCGTAATTCAATTTCATGATCGGCAGTCGTCAAGTGACCATGATGATGCGGATGTTGCGAATGGTCAAGAATGACCTGCCGATATAAGTTATCTAATTTAGAGAGTGCCATTTTGGAAAAACTCCTTTGCTGCTTGAATGGCGGTCACAAACGTTTTCACGTCCGCTTCGGTATTGTAGAGGTAAAAACTAGCGCGCGCGGTTGCGGCAACGTTCAACCATTGCATCAACGGTTGTGCGCAGTGATGACCAGCACGTACGGCAACGCCTTCCATATCGAGGGCGGTCGCTAAATCATGTGGATGTAAATTGTCGAGATTAAAGGCAATC
Proteins encoded in this window:
- the sufU gene encoding Fe-S cluster assembly sulfur transfer protein SufU codes for the protein MALSKLDNLYRQVILDHSQHPHHHGHLTTADHEIELRNPTCGDVLQLELVLEDGQISQIAFSGEGCTISQASASMMTDAVMHKTPAQAEAMIERFSDMMIGDRDEDWSLLEDAAILQGVQQFPARIKCATLAWKALHKALNSDDRRATTGQMMNHAETEETNE